In the genome of Prochlorothrix hollandica PCC 9006 = CALU 1027, one region contains:
- a CDS encoding hybrid sensor histidine kinase/response regulator, protein MPSTPDPSLMATFCQEVEQQVAVLNASLLALESPSTPMAESLESLMRAAHSLKGAARMVNLSAVVALTHHLESCFVASQRGSLTLTPPDLDLLFEVVDCLAALGRTPPLEVESWLEGQGSTLDRLHHHLQTLLASVDPGAAMEPPSGLPAVASAVPTGLMSQGVQSQALTTADAGPLPPDRVVRVSAENLHRIMSLAGESLVDANGLQPFADSLGAVKGAHQELAKLLEHLEQELNQGLDSLPQPSVSHLKTLIQAARHQERHCYDLLDDRLGELELYVRRSLNLSDRLYREVIHAHMRPFSDGIEGFPRMVRDLSRQMEKQVQFDIVGKATLVDRDILNKLEAPLTHILRNAVDHGIETVADRLAQGKPPQGTVRLEALHRGGMLVISISDDGRGIDLDALRQGVLNQGRVSPDMAHRLTETELLDFLFLPGFSTAPQVTELSGRGVGLDVAKTMAQAVGGRLQVTSQRNQGTRFSFQLPLTLSVVRALLVQIGGEPYAFPLARVDQIVHVNPGDVYWAEGRQFFSKDHQNIGLIPAHGILDVKPQPQSAGTMAVVVMRERGHTYGLVVEQFLGEEDLVVRPLDTRLGPIRDISAAAILRDGSPVLIVDVGDLVHSIDQYLRKGHWLSVDWEAHPSPQQGYCILLVDDSPTVRETQRRILVGQGYSVNQAANGLEAWESLLQQPYDLLITDVDMPGLTGVELVRQVRSHPRLQQVPVIMVSYRDRPEDQTQGLEAGANVYLTKSSFQDESFIQTVRRLLSQTTPAPRV, encoded by the coding sequence ATGCCCAGCACCCCCGACCCGTCTCTGATGGCCACCTTTTGCCAGGAAGTGGAACAGCAGGTTGCCGTCCTCAATGCCAGTCTCTTAGCCCTGGAATCCCCATCAACCCCCATGGCCGAGAGCCTAGAGTCCCTGATGCGGGCGGCCCACTCCCTCAAAGGCGCGGCACGCATGGTCAATCTCTCCGCCGTGGTGGCCCTAACCCATCACCTGGAAAGCTGTTTTGTCGCCAGCCAGCGGGGTAGCCTCACCCTCACCCCCCCGGATCTGGATCTGTTATTTGAGGTGGTGGATTGCCTCGCGGCCCTGGGGCGCACCCCCCCCCTGGAGGTGGAGTCATGGTTAGAGGGCCAGGGAAGCACCCTCGATCGCCTGCACCACCACTTGCAAACCCTCTTGGCTAGCGTGGATCCAGGGGCGGCGATGGAACCCCCCTCTGGACTCCCTGCCGTTGCCAGCGCTGTCCCCACGGGCCTGATGTCCCAGGGGGTCCAGTCCCAAGCCCTCACCACGGCGGATGCAGGACCCCTGCCGCCCGATCGGGTGGTGCGGGTCAGTGCGGAAAATCTCCATCGCATCATGAGTTTGGCGGGGGAGTCTTTGGTGGATGCCAATGGGCTGCAACCCTTTGCGGATTCCCTGGGGGCTGTGAAAGGGGCACACCAGGAATTGGCGAAACTGCTGGAACATCTGGAGCAGGAGCTGAACCAGGGGCTGGATAGCTTACCCCAGCCCTCGGTGTCCCATCTCAAGACCTTAATCCAAGCCGCCCGCCACCAGGAACGCCACTGCTATGACTTGCTGGACGATCGCCTGGGGGAGTTGGAACTCTATGTGCGGCGCAGTCTGAATTTGTCCGATCGCCTGTACCGGGAGGTGATCCATGCCCATATGCGGCCCTTCAGTGACGGCATTGAAGGATTCCCCCGCATGGTGCGGGATCTCAGCCGTCAGATGGAAAAACAGGTGCAGTTTGACATCGTGGGCAAGGCGACCCTGGTGGATCGGGATATTCTCAACAAACTGGAAGCGCCCCTGACCCATATTCTGCGCAACGCTGTGGATCATGGCATCGAGACCGTGGCCGATCGCCTCGCCCAGGGCAAACCCCCCCAGGGAACCGTGCGCCTGGAAGCCCTACACCGGGGGGGGATGTTGGTTATTAGCATCAGTGACGATGGCCGAGGCATTGATCTGGATGCTCTACGCCAAGGCGTGCTGAACCAGGGCCGAGTGTCCCCCGACATGGCTCACCGCCTCACGGAAACGGAGTTGCTGGATTTTCTGTTTTTACCGGGATTTTCCACCGCCCCCCAGGTGACGGAACTCTCCGGGCGGGGGGTGGGCTTGGATGTGGCTAAAACCATGGCCCAGGCCGTGGGGGGTAGGCTCCAGGTCACCAGTCAACGGAACCAGGGCACCCGCTTTTCCTTCCAGCTTCCCCTAACCCTGTCGGTGGTGCGGGCCTTATTGGTGCAGATTGGGGGGGAACCCTATGCCTTTCCCCTGGCACGGGTGGATCAGATTGTCCACGTTAACCCAGGGGATGTCTATTGGGCCGAGGGTCGCCAGTTTTTCAGCAAGGATCACCAAAATATTGGCCTGATTCCGGCCCATGGCATTTTGGACGTGAAGCCCCAGCCCCAAAGCGCTGGAACCATGGCGGTGGTGGTCATGCGGGAGCGGGGCCACACCTATGGCTTGGTGGTGGAGCAGTTTCTGGGGGAAGAGGATTTGGTGGTGCGGCCTTTGGATACTCGCCTCGGTCCGATTCGGGACATTAGCGCAGCGGCGATTCTGCGGGATGGATCCCCAGTGCTGATCGTGGATGTGGGGGATTTGGTTCACTCGATCGATCAGTATTTGCGCAAAGGTCACTGGCTCTCTGTGGACTGGGAAGCCCACCCCAGCCCCCAACAGGGCTACTGTATTTTGCTGGTGGATGATTCCCCCACGGTGCGGGAAACCCAGCGGCGGATTTTGGTGGGCCAGGGCTATAGCGTCAACCAAGCGGCCAATGGTCTGGAAGCCTGGGAGAGTTTGCTGCAACAACCCTATGATTTGCTGATTACGGATGTGGATATGCCGGGGTTGACGGGGGTGGAGTTGGTGCGCCAGGTTCGCAGCCATCCCCGGTTGCAACAGGTGCCGGTGATTATGGTGTCTTACCGCGATCGCCCGGAAGACCAAACCCAGGGCTTAGAGGCGGGGGCCAATGTCTATTTAACGAAAAGCAGTTTTCAGGATGAGTCTTTTATCCAAACGGTGCGCCGTCTGTTGAGCCAGACCACCCCAGCCCCCAGGGTTTAA
- a CDS encoding thioredoxin: MHFTLEPSTSGRVLAPVPTLLATHSRGNHG; this comes from the coding sequence ATGCATTTCACCTTGGAACCATCGACCTCGGGTAGGGTTCTTGCCCCCGTGCCGACCCTCTTGGCGACCCACAGCCGGGGCAACCACGGG
- a CDS encoding glycosyltransferase family 2 protein, whose protein sequence is MSERSPQYSVNPQPLPSALDPAAQREIQLPQSFSSPSAPGSSSPGSRPHVSIVVPVYNEVESLPQLVDTIATTLGQCGLSYELICVDDGSQDGSGEWLKRVALERTDLRAVLLRRNYGQTAAMAAGFDQAQADRIVTLDGDLQNDPADIPLLLAKLEEGYDLVSGWRADRQDHALTRLLPSKVANWIIGQVTGVQIHDYGCSLKAYRREVVADMNLYGELHRFLPALAFIEGARICELPVRHHARRYGQSKYGLGRTFRVLMDLLTIFFMKKFLTRPMHGFGFVGMVSISVGVVTGAYLTVLKVVMGQQIGDRPLLILAVLLTLAGVQLLCFGLLAELLMRTYHESQGRPIYRIRDVVGRSTPNP, encoded by the coding sequence ATGTCTGAACGTTCCCCCCAGTACTCTGTCAATCCTCAGCCGTTGCCCTCAGCCCTAGACCCCGCTGCCCAACGGGAAATCCAGCTACCGCAAAGTTTCTCTAGCCCTAGTGCCCCAGGGTCTAGCTCTCCAGGATCTAGACCCCACGTTTCCATTGTGGTTCCCGTCTATAACGAGGTGGAAAGTTTGCCCCAGCTTGTGGACACGATCGCCACCACCTTGGGGCAGTGTGGCTTAAGTTATGAACTGATTTGTGTGGATGACGGCTCCCAGGATGGATCGGGGGAGTGGCTGAAGCGGGTGGCTTTGGAGCGGACGGACTTACGGGCGGTGTTGTTACGGCGCAACTATGGCCAAACGGCGGCGATGGCGGCGGGGTTTGACCAGGCCCAAGCGGACCGGATTGTGACCCTGGATGGGGATTTGCAAAATGATCCCGCCGATATTCCCCTGCTCTTGGCCAAGCTGGAGGAGGGCTATGATTTGGTCAGCGGCTGGCGGGCAGACCGCCAAGATCACGCCCTAACCCGTCTGTTGCCCTCCAAGGTCGCCAACTGGATCATTGGTCAGGTGACGGGGGTGCAAATCCATGACTATGGCTGTTCCCTGAAGGCCTACCGCCGGGAAGTGGTGGCGGATATGAACCTATATGGGGAATTGCACCGCTTTTTGCCGGCGTTGGCGTTTATTGAGGGGGCGCGGATTTGTGAGTTGCCCGTGCGCCACCATGCCCGCCGTTATGGCCAAAGTAAATATGGCTTGGGACGCACGTTCCGGGTTTTGATGGATTTGCTGACCATCTTTTTCATGAAGAAATTCCTAACACGGCCCATGCATGGCTTCGGGTTTGTGGGCATGGTTTCCATCAGTGTGGGGGTTGTGACGGGAGCCTATTTGACGGTGCTGAAGGTGGTGATGGGGCAGCAGATTGGCGATCGCCCCCTCCTGATCCTGGCGGTGCTGTTAACCCTGGCGGGGGTGCAGTTACTCTGCTTTGGCCTCTTGGCTGAACTGCTGATGCGCACCTACCACGAGTCCCAGGGCCGACCCATTTACCGGATCCGGGACGTGGTGGGCCGGTCTACACCGAACCCCTAG
- the shc gene encoding squalene--hopene cyclase, protein MQTHERMTEPLSEPPSGSTPEMGTAVKKTIAASQTFLLSQQYPEGYWWAELESNVSITAEALLLHKIWGTDKGRNLDKVGTYLRQQQRDHGGWELFYGDGGELSASIEAYMALRLLGVPATDPALTKARSFILDRGGIAKSRVFTKLHLALIGCYSWRGIPSIPAWIMLLPDSYPIYEMSSWARGSTVPLLVVFDKKPVFAVDPLISLDELYTPGTRHNPELPSANDWTDIFLYLDSAFKVAEDLNLVPFRDEGLTAAEQWVLERQEVTGDWGGIIPAMLNSMLCLRCLNYSVDDPVIERGFQALDNFAIETDTTYRMQPCISPVWDTAWVMRACVESGMEPTDPRLVQAGEWLLQKQILDYGDWLVKNPQGQPGGWAFEFDNRFYPDLDDTAVVVMALNRVEIPKDNLRRQAMKRAVDWCASMQCEPGGWGAFDINNDQEWLNWLPYGDLKAMIDPNTEDVTARVLEMLGETGLTMDRRRVDRALAYLQGTQCEDGSWFGRWGVNYIYGTSGVLSALALVAPPEFRPALERGANWLAGCQNADGGWGETCLSYNDPIHKGQGDSTASQTAWALIGLLAAGQGTGKWAWDAIDRGVSYLTQTQLADGRWHEDFFTGTGFPCHFYLKYHYYQHYFPLLALGRYQNCRWA, encoded by the coding sequence ATGCAGACCCACGAACGGATGACTGAACCGCTATCTGAACCCCCGTCTGGATCAACCCCGGAGATGGGGACGGCTGTCAAAAAGACGATCGCGGCTAGCCAAACCTTTCTCTTGTCCCAGCAATACCCCGAAGGCTACTGGTGGGCGGAACTAGAGTCCAACGTCAGCATCACCGCCGAAGCCCTGCTGCTCCATAAAATCTGGGGGACTGACAAGGGTCGCAACCTGGACAAGGTGGGAACCTATCTCCGGCAACAGCAGCGGGATCATGGGGGGTGGGAACTGTTCTATGGCGATGGGGGAGAACTGAGCGCCTCGATCGAAGCCTATATGGCCCTGCGACTGTTGGGAGTCCCGGCGACGGATCCGGCCCTGACCAAGGCCCGTAGCTTTATCCTCGATCGCGGCGGCATCGCCAAAAGTCGGGTCTTCACCAAACTGCATCTGGCCCTGATCGGCTGCTACAGTTGGCGCGGCATCCCCTCTATTCCAGCCTGGATCATGCTGCTGCCGGACTCTTACCCCATCTATGAAATGTCCAGTTGGGCACGGGGCAGCACGGTGCCCCTGTTGGTGGTGTTCGACAAAAAGCCCGTGTTTGCCGTGGATCCCCTGATCAGCCTGGATGAACTCTACACCCCCGGTACCCGCCACAACCCGGAACTACCCAGCGCCAACGATTGGACCGATATTTTTCTCTACTTAGATAGCGCCTTTAAGGTGGCGGAAGATTTAAACCTGGTGCCCTTCCGGGACGAGGGACTGACGGCAGCGGAGCAATGGGTGCTGGAGCGTCAGGAGGTGACCGGGGACTGGGGGGGCATTATTCCCGCCATGCTCAATTCCATGCTCTGTCTGCGCTGTTTAAACTACAGCGTCGATGATCCCGTGATTGAGCGGGGCTTCCAAGCCTTGGATAACTTCGCTATCGAAACCGACACCACCTATCGGATGCAGCCCTGCATTTCCCCGGTGTGGGATACGGCCTGGGTGATGCGGGCTTGTGTGGAGTCGGGCATGGAGCCAACGGATCCCCGACTGGTGCAGGCGGGGGAATGGCTGCTGCAAAAACAGATTTTGGACTATGGGGACTGGTTGGTGAAAAATCCCCAGGGGCAACCAGGGGGTTGGGCCTTTGAGTTTGATAATCGCTTTTACCCCGACTTGGATGATACGGCGGTGGTGGTGATGGCCCTCAATCGGGTCGAAATTCCCAAGGATAACCTGCGCCGCCAAGCCATGAAACGGGCGGTGGATTGGTGTGCCTCGATGCAGTGTGAGCCGGGGGGCTGGGGTGCCTTCGACATCAACAATGATCAGGAGTGGCTCAACTGGCTCCCCTATGGGGATCTCAAGGCGATGATCGACCCCAATACGGAAGATGTGACGGCCCGGGTGCTGGAGATGTTGGGGGAAACGGGGTTAACCATGGATCGCCGTCGGGTCGATCGCGCCCTGGCCTATCTCCAGGGGACCCAATGTGAGGATGGCAGTTGGTTTGGCCGGTGGGGTGTGAATTATATCTATGGCACCAGTGGGGTGCTGTCGGCGCTGGCCTTGGTGGCTCCGCCGGAGTTTCGGCCTGCCCTGGAACGGGGGGCGAACTGGTTGGCAGGGTGCCAAAATGCCGATGGGGGCTGGGGGGAAACCTGCCTGAGCTATAACGATCCCATCCATAAGGGCCAGGGAGATAGCACGGCTTCCCAAACCGCTTGGGCACTGATTGGTCTGTTGGCGGCGGGCCAAGGGACGGGGAAATGGGCTTGGGACGCGATCGATCGCGGGGTCAGCTACCTGACCCAAACCCAATTAGCCGATGGCCGTTGGCATGAGGATTTCTTCACAGGAACGGGATTCCCCTGCCATTTCTACCTGAAATATCACTATTACCAGCACTATTTCCCCCTGTTGGCCCTGGGACGCTACCAGAACTGCCGCTGGGCCTAA
- a CDS encoding chemotaxis protein CheW, translating to MEAGLQDCWNHIGVMGDHSCPLLVEAIHCQNCGVYGAAGRSLLQRVAPPGYVEEWIQILADGPESPELGESRTEYGGTQQNRAQLSRIQPSGTQPSRAMEKSSSLQSLILFRLGEECLACPVHLLQLVTTPTPIHRIPHRQNPAFLGLVNVRGELLLCVSLRVLLGIAPAHPEPGHGQPRWIVMGTTAQPWVVPVDEIYGIDRVAIQTLEEPPIVLGQETAAYSQGMIQWQGRRVNVLAGDRLLANLQVALT from the coding sequence GTGGAAGCGGGTTTACAGGATTGCTGGAATCACATCGGCGTGATGGGGGATCATTCCTGTCCCCTGCTGGTGGAGGCGATTCACTGTCAAAACTGTGGAGTCTATGGAGCGGCGGGCCGGAGTCTGCTGCAACGGGTGGCTCCCCCCGGTTATGTGGAAGAGTGGATCCAGATCTTGGCAGATGGCCCAGAATCCCCAGAGTTGGGGGAGAGCAGAACAGAATATGGCGGAACGCAACAGAACAGGGCACAACTAAGCCGCATACAACCCAGCGGGACGCAACCCAGCAGGGCCATGGAGAAATCCTCCTCGCTCCAGTCGTTGATCCTGTTTCGCCTGGGGGAGGAATGTTTGGCCTGTCCGGTGCATTTGCTCCAGTTGGTGACGACTCCCACCCCGATCCACCGGATTCCCCACCGCCAAAATCCGGCCTTTCTGGGTTTAGTCAATGTGCGGGGTGAGTTGTTGCTCTGTGTCTCCCTGCGGGTTTTGTTGGGCATTGCCCCCGCTCACCCCGAACCCGGCCACGGCCAACCCCGGTGGATTGTGATGGGCACTACAGCCCAGCCTTGGGTAGTGCCGGTGGATGAAATTTATGGCATCGATCGGGTCGCAATCCAGACCCTGGAAGAACCCCCCATTGTCCTGGGCCAGGAGACCGCTGCCTATAGCCAGGGCATGATCCAGTGGCAAGGACGGCGGGTTAATGTGTTGGCGGGCGATCGCCTCCTCGCCAATTTGCAGGTGGCCCTGACCTAA
- a CDS encoding HAMP domain-containing methyl-accepting chemotaxis protein, which produces MLQNQSMESRLKLAFGFMGVLILIMAIFGWSSSERLGKHINTLSYNTLPSIDGLWKINEGQTQIQSSERILLSPGLTVEERSAAIAAIDNAWKQIDEGFEEYQSAPQVPGEEALVDDFKPKWDNWEKKHIEFLQINQTFENLRVLSPFSQELELLRSGQAYSPQLATIKAAQEAFIALESQSEDSHDDFQAATDALLQLIQLNQNAANTATLNASEDVAQSRFWGLVGICIGPVTAFIFGIFFSNTIAKPLGHRIAGVVVAAQKISAGDLRSSVDQSEQQDELGQLQNAFHKMQGDLNTLIYQIQQSVKAINRSTGQINSTGQQLQSTVAQQASSIQEVAVTSHQIAVTSQNLVETMDEVKVFSQKTAEAANDSQSGLQKMEGAMRQLVEATQAISLKLAMMNDKAGNINRVITTITKVADQTNLLSLNAAIEAEKAGEYGAGFAVVAREIRRLADQTAVATLEIEQMVKEMQTAVSGGVMEMDKFNQSVSHNVDHITDISSQVELVIYQIQELTPRFVEVSQSVQEQSLSAQQISQAMDDLNQTSEHTLNSVQSTKRALDTLGAAAQGLRSEVSRFQVKQQEGMNLETDSEDQL; this is translated from the coding sequence ATGCTCCAAAATCAGTCCATGGAAAGTCGCCTTAAGCTCGCCTTTGGATTCATGGGGGTTCTTATTTTAATCATGGCCATTTTTGGCTGGAGTTCTAGTGAACGATTGGGGAAGCACATCAACACCTTATCCTATAATACGTTGCCCAGCATTGATGGGCTGTGGAAAATTAATGAAGGCCAGACCCAAATTCAGTCCTCAGAACGAATATTACTCAGTCCTGGATTAACCGTGGAGGAACGAAGCGCTGCCATTGCCGCCATTGATAATGCCTGGAAGCAAATTGATGAAGGGTTTGAAGAATATCAAAGTGCCCCCCAGGTGCCTGGAGAAGAGGCTCTTGTTGATGACTTCAAACCCAAATGGGATAACTGGGAGAAAAAACACATTGAATTTCTCCAAATTAACCAAACGTTTGAAAATCTCAGGGTTCTATCCCCCTTTAGTCAAGAGTTAGAACTCCTACGCAGTGGTCAAGCTTATAGTCCTCAATTAGCAACGATTAAAGCCGCCCAAGAGGCATTTATAGCCCTAGAGTCCCAATCCGAAGACAGTCACGATGATTTCCAAGCCGCGACCGATGCATTATTGCAGTTAATTCAACTCAATCAGAATGCCGCCAACACTGCCACCTTAAATGCCAGTGAGGATGTGGCCCAAAGTCGGTTCTGGGGACTGGTGGGGATTTGCATTGGCCCGGTGACTGCTTTTATTTTTGGCATTTTCTTTAGTAATACCATTGCCAAACCCTTGGGCCATCGCATTGCAGGGGTGGTGGTGGCCGCCCAAAAGATTTCGGCGGGAGATCTGCGATCGTCCGTGGATCAGTCGGAACAACAGGATGAGCTGGGGCAATTACAAAATGCCTTCCACAAAATGCAGGGGGATCTCAACACCCTCATTTACCAGATTCAACAGTCCGTTAAAGCCATCAATCGTTCCACCGGTCAAATCAACAGCACGGGGCAACAGCTCCAAAGTACCGTCGCCCAACAAGCCAGTTCCATTCAGGAAGTGGCGGTCACCTCCCATCAAATTGCCGTCACCTCCCAGAATTTGGTGGAGACCATGGATGAGGTCAAAGTCTTCTCCCAGAAAACCGCTGAAGCGGCCAATGATAGCCAATCTGGTCTACAGAAGATGGAAGGGGCTATGCGACAGTTGGTGGAAGCCACCCAAGCCATTAGCCTCAAGTTGGCCATGATGAATGATAAGGCCGGTAACATTAACCGCGTCATCACCACCATTACCAAGGTGGCAGATCAAACCAATTTACTGTCGTTGAATGCGGCGATCGAAGCAGAGAAAGCCGGGGAATATGGAGCCGGTTTTGCGGTGGTGGCGCGGGAAATTCGCCGCTTAGCGGATCAAACAGCGGTGGCCACCTTGGAAATTGAACAAATGGTCAAAGAAATGCAAACGGCGGTGTCCGGTGGAGTCATGGAAATGGATAAATTTAACCAATCTGTGAGCCATAACGTGGACCACATTACCGACATTAGTTCCCAGGTGGAACTGGTGATTTACCAAATTCAAGAACTCACACCCCGCTTTGTGGAGGTCAGCCAGTCGGTGCAGGAGCAATCCCTCAGTGCCCAGCAAATTAGTCAGGCCATGGACGATCTCAACCAAACCTCAGAGCACACCCTCAACTCGGTGCAGTCCACTAAACGAGCCTTGGATACCCTGGGAGCAGCAGCCCAGGGACTGCGATCGGAGGTGTCCCGTTTTCAGGTTAAACAGCAAGAGGGCATGAACCTGGAAACCGACTCTGAGGATCAGCTATGA
- a CDS encoding 6-carboxytetrahydropterin synthase, which yields MKCIINRRAQFSASHRYWLPELSEAENQDRFGACARAPGHGHNYVLYVAMEGELDQYGMVLNLSDVKTVIQREIIDPLDFSHLNDTWPELQTTLPTTEHLARSMWQRLSPHLPLVNLQLFEHPQLWADYQGHDMEASLTLSTHFSAAHRLALTHLSYEENCEIYGKCARPHGHGHNYHLEVTVTGDIDPRTGMIADLSKLQHIIKSQVVEPFDHTFLNKDIPYFAEVVPTAENIAVHIRDLLQAPLAVTGARLHKVKLIESPNNSAEVYGS from the coding sequence ATGAAATGCATCATTAACCGTCGTGCCCAATTCTCCGCCAGTCATCGCTACTGGTTGCCAGAATTGAGCGAAGCCGAAAACCAAGACCGCTTTGGAGCCTGTGCCCGTGCCCCCGGCCATGGCCATAACTACGTTCTCTATGTGGCCATGGAAGGGGAATTGGATCAGTACGGCATGGTGTTGAACCTGTCCGATGTCAAAACCGTAATCCAACGGGAAATCATCGATCCCTTAGATTTTTCCCACCTCAACGACACCTGGCCCGAACTGCAAACCACCTTGCCCACCACGGAACACTTGGCTCGATCGATGTGGCAGCGCCTCTCCCCCCACCTGCCCCTGGTCAATCTCCAGCTTTTTGAACATCCCCAACTTTGGGCTGACTACCAAGGACACGACATGGAAGCGTCTCTCACCCTCAGCACCCACTTTAGTGCGGCCCACCGCCTTGCCTTGACCCACCTCAGCTATGAGGAAAACTGTGAGATCTATGGCAAATGCGCCCGTCCCCATGGCCATGGCCACAATTACCACTTGGAAGTGACGGTTACGGGAGATATTGACCCCCGCACCGGCATGATCGCCGATCTCAGCAAGCTGCAACATATTATTAAAAGTCAGGTGGTGGAACCGTTTGATCACACCTTCTTAAATAAAGACATCCCCTACTTTGCCGAAGTGGTGCCCACGGCGGAAAACATTGCGGTGCATATTCGGGATCTGTTGCAGGCACCCCTGGCCGTGACGGGGGCAAGGCTCCATAAGGTGAAGCTGATTGAAAGTCCCAATAATTCCGCTGAAGTCTACGGCTCCTAA
- a CDS encoding ligand-gated ion channel codes for MQRAYEGDGGKQSVNRRRSPRLRQMRRLFLGILGGILGILASICLLGIWDLGTGGLSPAWGQGDADVPAATMPEVVSASPATCRVGVYVTGLRGFDFLNQSFTVDFKVWSVCPSADLKPLETLSIVDSIDWSLDNVTQFEVENNSNNLSPRDTLYWTQGEIKATLYYRWDFKNYPFDRQYLTINLQESAERASRFIYTPDFSQSGYQKALDTPGWNIKQFGIREQTTVYASTFGNPRISQGEGQYSRLVVSLDLVRSDVISFLKLTAGVYAAVALSAMSLFLDQDYADRLGILVGTLFAAVVNLQVADSSLGQTSTFTLTDLIHVTAIVYIFAAACISLYSRHLTDNGNHALAIRIDRQISLPLFVISFCVFNAIVIAYAAIVG; via the coding sequence ATGCAGCGAGCATATGAGGGTGATGGAGGCAAACAGTCGGTGAACCGGAGGCGATCGCCCCGGCTGCGACAGATGCGGCGACTCTTCCTCGGTATCTTGGGGGGCATCTTGGGCATCCTGGCAAGCATCTGCCTGCTGGGGATCTGGGATCTGGGCACTGGGGGGCTGTCCCCTGCCTGGGGCCAAGGGGATGCAGATGTTCCCGCTGCCACCATGCCAGAGGTAGTCTCAGCATCTCCCGCCACCTGTCGGGTGGGGGTTTATGTGACCGGGTTGCGGGGTTTTGATTTTCTCAATCAATCCTTTACGGTGGACTTTAAGGTGTGGAGTGTCTGCCCGTCAGCAGATTTAAAGCCCCTGGAGACCTTAAGCATTGTCGATAGTATTGATTGGTCCCTGGACAATGTAACCCAGTTTGAAGTTGAGAATAACTCCAACAATTTATCGCCTCGGGACACTCTATACTGGACCCAAGGCGAAATTAAAGCCACCTTGTATTACCGCTGGGATTTCAAAAACTATCCCTTCGATCGCCAATATTTAACCATTAATCTCCAAGAGTCGGCAGAACGGGCCAGTCGCTTCATCTATACCCCCGACTTTAGCCAATCGGGCTATCAAAAAGCCCTAGATACCCCCGGCTGGAACATTAAGCAGTTTGGTATTCGAGAACAAACCACAGTCTATGCCAGTACCTTTGGCAACCCCCGAATTAGCCAAGGGGAAGGACAATATTCCCGGCTTGTGGTGTCTTTAGATTTGGTGCGATCGGATGTAATCAGCTTCCTTAAACTCACAGCAGGGGTCTATGCAGCGGTGGCCCTCTCGGCCATGTCCTTATTTTTAGACCAAGATTATGCCGATCGCCTGGGGATTTTAGTGGGTACTTTGTTTGCCGCTGTGGTCAATCTCCAGGTGGCTGATTCATCCCTAGGACAGACCAGTACCTTCACCTTGACGGATCTGATTCATGTCACCGCCATTGTCTATATTTTTGCAGCAGCTTGTATTTCCCTCTACTCCCGCCACCTCACGGATAATGGAAACCATGCCTTAGCGATACGCATCGATCGCCAAATTTCCTTACCCCTATTTGTCATCTCCTTTTGCGTCTTTAATGCCATTGTTATTGCCTATGCGGCTATTGTGGGGTAG
- a CDS encoding chemotaxis protein CheW: MLMLICQIKSHWYALEATHVVEVIPRVPLRQVPNTPPYIAGLLNYRGTIVPIIDLSILIENETPSQPYLSTRIIMIRYQVAGHQAWQSLGLIAEQVTETLNPSAKDIKPLNLETQGSDYLGGMILNDRGMVQCIDLDKLFVFLRSDTLLTALTPPPSLAPSP, from the coding sequence ATGTTGATGTTAATTTGTCAGATTAAATCCCACTGGTATGCCTTGGAGGCGACCCATGTGGTGGAAGTTATTCCGAGGGTTCCCCTGCGGCAAGTTCCCAACACGCCGCCCTATATTGCTGGACTTTTAAACTACCGGGGCACCATTGTTCCCATTATCGATCTCTCTATCCTGATTGAGAATGAAACCCCCAGCCAGCCATACCTCAGCACTCGCATCATTATGATTCGCTATCAGGTGGCAGGCCATCAAGCTTGGCAATCCCTGGGCCTGATCGCAGAGCAGGTAACGGAAACCTTGAACCCATCCGCCAAGGATATTAAACCCTTGAACCTAGAAACCCAAGGATCCGACTATTTAGGGGGTATGATTTTGAACGATCGGGGCATGGTGCAATGTATTGATCTCGATAAGCTTTTTGTGTTTCTGCGATCGGATACCCTACTGACAGCGTTGACACCCCCTCCCTCCTTAGCCCCCAGTCCTTAG
- a CDS encoding thioredoxin: MTSGRVLAPVPTLLGIHNRGNHGGIAPTKIGEPTPGK; the protein is encoded by the coding sequence TTGACCTCGGGTAGGGTTCTCGCCCCCGTGCCGACCCTCTTGGGGATCCACAACCGGGGCAACCACGGGGGGATTGCCCCTACCAAAATCGGTGAACCCACCCCAGGGAAATGA